The Chryseobacterium indologenes genomic sequence GTTCTTTCGTATAAAACTCTTTCTGCGGCCTCCCGAAGATCTTCATCGTTGAAAACAAACCCGCCAGGAAGCGACCATAAGTCCAGGTCATGATACTTTAAAAGGAGTACTTTCAAAATATTGTTATGAAACCCGAATATGGTACAGTCTACTGATATGTGGGCAACAAAATCTTTGGTGTCTATCAGTTCCTGAAGTGTTTCTTTACTTTTTGTGTCTTTGATTTTCATGGTTGTAAAAATAAAACTATTTTCTAAATTTTCTTTTTGTGATGCTAAAATATATCAAACTAATCACAAAAAGAAGAATTACAGATGTTAAAATATATAACGGATAAAAATTCAAAAGTTGCTTCCCAAATAATACAGACATGATAATAGAACTTACTGAGCTGCCTAATGATGAAAAAATCACGATAAGCGAAGTAAAAAGGTTAACCTTATCCTTACCAACCTGTGCAATCATTTTTGAATTGATGACAGGGTAGAGCGGAGATAAAAACAGGCCAACTACCGGAAACAAAAAAAGGATTAATCCTGAATCTTCAGCCCCGAAATACTGTATCCCCAAAATAACACCCAATACAAAGATGATGAAAACCATACACGAAATATAATAACCTTGTAAAGGAAATCTACGGATAATATTAGCAGTGAAGGTTCTTCCTGCATAAGAAAATATAGCAAGAAACGATGTGGCCTGAAGAGCAAAGAATGAATTGACTTTCAAATGGTTTTTATAAAAAGACGGCAGCCAGGAATTAAATCCCTGTTCCACAAAAACAATACAAAAGATGACAGCCAGAAACAGTACAACTCCGGGAGTCATAAAGCCTGATAATTCAGAAAATATAGTTTTATTTTCCAGAGGTTGCGACTCAGAAATTTCAGATTTTGACAAAAGAAATATGGTAACCGCAGACACAACAGCAATCATCAAAAAACCAAATTTCCAGCATTCAGAATACCGACTGGAAATCAGCCAGCCAAATCCTGTGTTCACCACAAAAATTCCGATCATAAATGAAGCCTCCACACTGCTCATCGTTTTGGCCAGCGCTTTTTCATCCGAAATATTATTCCTGATAATCCCGAAGACACAAATTTTACCAATGGCAAAACAGGCTCCTATAATGGCAAACCAAACCTTATAAAACCAAAAATGAGCAATAAAAGGCAGTAGACAGCAACAAAATCCAACGATCGTCAAGGCCAGAATCAATGCTTTCTTAGTTCCGGTCTTATTGATGAAACTTACTGCAAAAAGAGAGATAAAGGCAATGGGCAAATCTTTAAATGATTCCAGCAATCCCAGTTCGGTATAGGTTATTTTAGCTTCTGAAAGCTGCAGAATAATAAGTCCCATACAATTTAAAACCATTGAAAAAATCAGAAAAGTGAGTTTAAGGGGAAGTGAAATACGGGAAAGCTTGGCGGTCATTTTGGGGATGTATTTTTTTAGTTTTTTCTGATTTTTTATGAAATATTAATGCGAAGATAGGGCTTCTAACCCTTAAAAATAAAAGAAAAATTAAAATATTTGTGAATGTAATGTTAATTATATGAAAAAAATATATTTTTATTGTCTCATTTTGAGAATTAAACAATAACTGTATATGAATGTAAGAATATCAAGAAGCTTAGGATTGGTGGCTGTCCTCTATTTTACGGCCAACTTCAGTGCCCAGACCAAGGTGAAGGACACGCTTTCTAAAGAGAATAAAATAGACGAGATTGTAGTGATCGGGTATGGTACTCAGAAGAAGAGTAACGTCACCGGAGCTATAGCAAGTATTAAGGCCAGTGACATCGAAAACATTCCGGCCGGTAAACCGGAGCAGGTATTGCAGGGTAGAGCTGCAGGGGTTTCTGTAGTGACGAATTCCGGGCAGCCGGGAGCGCCGGCAACAGTGCGTGTGAGAGGTATTACCAGTTTCGGGGCAGGAAGTAACAGCCCTCTGTGGGTGGTCGATGGTATTGTGGTAGACAATATCGGCTGGCTTAATCAGTCGGATATTGAAAGTATCGAAGTCCTGAAGGACGGAGCTTCATCAGCAATTTATGGAGTTTCTGCGGCAAAAGGAGTAATTCTTGTGACAACCAAAAAAGGGAAAAAAGGTAAGCTGAGTCTTTCTTATAATGGTTTTTTCGGAGTTTCAAATACGGCTAAAAAACTGGATCTTCTGAATGCTTCCCAATATGCACAGATCATCAATGAGGGTTTGGTAAATGACGGAGGTGCACCGAGATTTTCAAACCCGCAATCATTGGGACAAGGGACCAACTGGCAGGATACCATTTTCGGAACAGGGGAAAAATCTTCCCATGAAGTAAGTATTACAGGTGGGAATGATAAGTCAAGTTACTACACATCCTTCGGATATTTTGATCAGAA encodes the following:
- a CDS encoding MFS transporter, with translation MTAKLSRISLPLKLTFLIFSMVLNCMGLIILQLSEAKITYTELGLLESFKDLPIAFISLFAVSFINKTGTKKALILALTIVGFCCCLLPFIAHFWFYKVWFAIIGACFAIGKICVFGIIRNNISDEKALAKTMSSVEASFMIGIFVVNTGFGWLISSRYSECWKFGFLMIAVVSAVTIFLLSKSEISESQPLENKTIFSELSGFMTPGVVLFLAVIFCIVFVEQGFNSWLPSFYKNHLKVNSFFALQATSFLAIFSYAGRTFTANIIRRFPLQGYYISCMVFIIFVLGVILGIQYFGAEDSGLILFLFPVVGLFLSPLYPVINSKMIAQVGKDKVNLFTSLIVIFSSLGSSVSSIIMSVLFGKQLLNFYPLYILTSVILLFVISLIYFSITKRKFRK